ATTGAAAAGATGTGTAATGACATGTCTGAGATGAAAACAGGGAAAAAGATTATCAAGTTCCGAGGTAAATGGAAAAGCTTATTAACGAGTTTTTTGAGAGACGCGTATAGGAGCTAGGTCATTATGTTAAGCTGACAATTGTCCCCCTATACTGCTAGGACTGCTGTTCCGCTATGCTCTGTTTGTTTTCAGTGGAAGTTGCTATTAAGGCAGTTCACAGGTAGCACTCTCAAATATATATCCTGAAAGAACCAGTTCAAACTAAACAGAATACGACCACCGTATCACGCTGCTTCCCAACGCATGCCTCTTTCTTAAATATAAATTGTAAACAGTTTTGGACAGGAACGTCATGTTACCTTGGAATTCAATCATAGAGTACCCAGTCATCAACATTATGCACGTGGGAATGCTCCAGAACAAAGCCAAAGCATAATATACGTGGACTCCACTGATAAATCTAAGCACGTGCAAGACCACGCCCAATGCTGCGTGAGCTTCATGTCCAAAGACGAGATGTGTGGCCTGGTCTCTGCGCATCATTCCGTACTGAAGAGAACCAGATATTATCGCGAACAATGCCAGGAAATAGGACAGTTTCTAAATAGTAAAAACAAGGTTGCCCCTGTTTAGAAACTTTCGCAACTGGGTTACTTAAAGGCCCACATTCAATCGACAAGCATCTCATGCCGTGGAgcaatttttgtttatgaaaatcccgtcaaagctgagattcatccaatcagatcgctacgataagcaatatGAATTTCcatgacaaaaacaaacggtcaaAAAGcatgtcggttgaaggtgggcctttaaagtcgggctttgcatatataataagctgcgtttacacgctgaaagtttaagctagtgagtaaatgacgtcacttttccatAGCTCCAaacctctgaggtccaatcggtcaggtttgaatgtgagtaatggcggaccgtgaaataaaaaacttacagtcaaagtaaatagcctttggataaaaatcaaaacttAAGATTTTACCAgtcaagtgttgagcaatcacactttgaaaatctgaagaaaaaagagaagtgatttttgatcatagtaacACTTTAAAGACTTCTACCATCTTTAATATGAACCGACCTGCATTTTGTTGATTATTGACCGCACACAAGAACTACGGGAATTAAAAAATGATCCAGTTCACTTGTTATGCATAGAATGCGCGTTCTTTAAGGCTTATCTGGCTTTGCGCGAAAATCTTACGCAGAACAAATATCGGGAAAGCCATTCTCCACTTTTTCTACCAATCTTCAGCCGCAATTGGAATAAACAGTTTTCCAGTGATTCGTCCCAAAATGTGTTACTTCCTTGCCTGCACATGCCAACTTACCTCAGTTGCGCGCGATATGTCACGAAACACCTCGCTGTACTGCCTGTCACGCTCTAATTCATCCAGTCCTCGCTCCAACCACGACACTGCACGACAAACAGTAAGCCACGTGCAAACACAGCACGTAACCCATAGCAACCCACGCACGAACAACCAAGGATAACCATACTTGGCACGTGATTCGAAGCCATCCCATATGAAATTTGCAGTCAAGTTGAATAACCACAGTAGCAAACAACTGCTACTAAGCTTACGATAAGGAGAATTCAAATTTCCAATCAGTGCTGTTAAAATATGAATTAAGGTAGTTATCTCCTCTGACTTCGCGTGCACATGTTTCTTTCCTCTGTAGCTCTCTCCATGATTCAGTATTTGTCTTTCGGAATCAAACAATTCATTGATGGAGTCTACATTTTCGTGCGCTGATAAATGTTTCCTTGGATTGTTTTCCATATTTAAGTGCTGCGAGTGGTAAATGATTAACAGACTTGAAGCGGAGAGATCAGGGCTACATGCAATTGCTTCAAGTTACGTTATGACTGTATCGTTCTATCATCCTGCATCTGTTAGAGCTTACATCTGAGTCAGAAGCTTCTGTTAGAGGTTCAAGTTCAATCGAGGCAGAAGCTCAAAAGAACGGCGTCCATTTGTCACGGCAACTGGAATAAGTGAAGTAATCTAAAATGGAAGCGATCTATTTTTGTAATGAAAGGAATATACCGTACGTAAAATGCTGACTAAACAACAGTATACTGGAACAgagcttttctttttggaaCACTGAAGAAGTTGAGCCTCCCGACTCTCATCTTTGACTCGTCTACTATTTGCAAAAATTAACTGATCCAAGTAAAATTGGGACCAAAACTGTTGTAAACCAACATGCAATACAGCGAACTACTGCAGAATCCAATCACGTCCAAAAGAAAACCGTTTGAAGTTTGACGAGAGCTAATTTTAGGGCCAGCAAGTGTCACAAAGATTGTTAGCAGTCAATTCACTATTCATATTCAAAAgcgaaaaaaagacaacaaacttCCTCGATCGTAGTAAAGCTCTGTTCAAGCTCTTTTCACGTATCTTTCACGTTAAATCCTTGTTGATAAAGCTAAAACAACGAGTTAATTAGGAGAAGATGATACCTGGAATTATGCAGAATAGACGTCCAAAATGAATACTGAAATAGCATATATAGTCCAGCTTTGGACCGAAAGCTTTTCAtacttttgtttgaaaaaaaataagatcGGTTCAAGTGTTTTACCTCATATCTACAAATAATATGACGTCAGAAAACAATCCTTTACTACAATGCTTACTTTGAAGCTcattaaataaagaaatacaaaTACAATATGAAAGGTGGCTATCATTTCCCTAAAGACTTTGTCGCATAGAAAACGGATGCTTTCAAGTTTGCTCGGATCGACAAAATATTACGGAGCttaagtcaaaacaaagaaatctagAACAATAATGCCACATTATGTCAGGAAACCGGAAAAAGCAGCTACCACGTTCCACGACGGCGGGATTAGTAACTTTGTTTACATCCAGAAAACGTATTGCTATGGTGACGTGACGTGACGCCTTCAACGTTCTATTACAAGAAATCACATCCCGTCTACGTCGTTGTTCCTTTATGCCCGGATTACGGAGCTTATTAAAGACAGGAAAGGAATCGGTTTGATGAAAATTAGGCGGGTTCACACTGAGGTTCAATGTAAGTAGGCCGTAAGTACAACAGAAAACTTACTTTTGATACAAGTGCGTTCACAGTAAGTGACAAAGTAAGTTACTTGTAAATTCGCttgtcaatcaaactaggcggacactgtaaactgaaattaacaatgaacgcaaatcaaatcaaatgttggtttttgattcTTTTTACGCATTCGAGGGGGATAAAACTAGACTTGAGATCGTATTCGTCTTCTCTGAAGATAACTCATTTAAATGAATCCCGTACTTAAAGCCTTCTTGCATCCCTAGGATGAACCCGCCTTATATTGTGGCATCTCAGGCTCTGAAGGTTCCGTTTGATTTCTAACTGAACGATCCAAACCTGTTGCATCACTCTGTGGGATTGTTGGATAACGGCTTCTCTTCGGCCTTCTTCTCATGATCTTCGctgaaattacattctgtccctcaataaacctagaacaaccagttctggtcttagttctttttcttacttatcagctaagttgtggaatgagctatctgattttatccgtaccactgagtctACAGGTTTTAAAACGAGAAGTCTGGGGCCGCATTTCACGTTGTATAgccacttttctttttaattagtGTATCTTATTatatatttagttatgtatcaaTATATgcatgttatgtattttagccctTGTAGCTAGTCTGACATTCGAGATGAAATAgtgtttatacatgtatgttaccttaAGCAATGCGcgtgcgtgcactttgtaatctgcgattCCAGTGCTTACCACCTGAACATGTGACACAAGGTTACTACAACAAATTGTGCCATTTAAATCGGTCCACGTGAAAAAAAGAGGTCTTGTCTTTATTTAATCAGAGCCGCAAGTCTTTTGGTTTCTCTTCCATCGACATAGCAACAGATTTTAAGATTTggaacgggggggggggggggggggggggaagggggcggctgaagttgaagttgaaaatCAGATACCACATTTTTATAgcagggttcgggttaggggtCCTCTCCCAGTATTGTCCAACTCTAGAATCTTGTAAACATGATTGCAGCAATTTGAGCAAACTTTTTCCTTCAatcaattcaatttaattttacTTCAATTAACAGGCATAGTGGAACGCAAAAGCgaaaattttaattaataagAAGACCCTTTGTTGCAATTTCTATCGCCAACTCCAAGTACAAACATAGGCACCTGGGAAGCATTCTTAAGTTATTAgagtggaggcagtgtggccgagtggttagtgcccgtgccttgagatccagatgtcccgggttcaagaccgcgTTCTGACCGCTCACTGAATCTGTTTCaggttgtccctggttcaacttcctggtgcacttgtaaaatagccaactggttttcctCACGCTCgcgccagttgggattcttaacaattgtaaCTACTAGCTACTAGCTACTCTGAAATCCGAGGgtaagtgattattattattattattattattattattattaaacttccTACACCTGTGCTCTCTCTCTTTTAGGAACTTCTAGTAATTAATATGCGGTTGGATTTTTCCAAGTAATAGATCGAGTTTCtttcgagtgtcgtaaaaccaaaaccaaagtaattactttgaccaatcaaaaaggacggagacaatccagtgaaccaatcaaagctcgaagtaattacacgaagccgacacaaagcacgggaaaatgtgcatgcacaAGCCACGAGGGCTTTTTCCCCACACTTACCCACtttacttagctcttattaatcgagcaggaggtctgtatgggagaatcttgaccgacgtcgtgagtacagaccgaacgcagtgaggtctgtacacacgcccgaggtcaagattctcccatacagactaactaagctcggttaataagatgtttattatatggcaaacaagaacaatttaattcgtttaatgtaactggtttgtagtaaccgacattttgcttgcgaacggcgatgagtggcgatgagctgaacttaattctttcaaagtttgctcgtcatcctctcttttgtcatcatgctgtttggcacttccataaataaatattggtagaagaaaatactcaatatttttgcattttagtttgcatcttttcaccgcaaaacattaccggtctagatgccggtctatatgggaaaatctagaccgcggtcaatatcgattttagccaatcaaattcgtggattttgtagttcccagtcctcgtgagacagagccatataataatagagATCATTATTtaagttagtggagagaaaccccttcttgtagggggattcttgctacagcaccataatcatgccacaaaggttgctagtctactgctgtgtttgttttttttactctATACAACTATCAAaaacagacacttttctgacgctgatgaggACTAggacaatttgggtaaatctaactcttgggtgatggactcttgctaGGGCCTGGAaccaaacaaatggaaagttctttactttaaagttttacatgttgatttttgagtGGCAACGTGAGCGCATATTGGCTACCATAATGACTACGGGGAAAAGTGTTTCATTGAGTTTTCAAACACCCCGTCAAAAAATTTCTACtactttttgttattttcttttttcccaaaaacTTTAGGCTTGCTCACAATCCTGTGTGAATTCATTAGCCTATAAAGGACACATGTATTCTCAGCTAGCAAATGTATGTTTTGTCTTTCCGGCAACTGTACAGTTTAAATGGTCGAAA
Above is a window of Montipora capricornis isolate CH-2021 chromosome 6, ASM3666992v2, whole genome shotgun sequence DNA encoding:
- the LOC138054638 gene encoding uncharacterized protein isoform X2, whose amino-acid sequence is MENNPRKHLSAHENVDSINELFDSERQILNHGESYRGKKHVHAKSEEITTLIHILTALIGNLNSPYRKLSSSCLLLWLFNLTANFIWDGFESRAKYGYPWLFVRGLLWVTCCVCTWLTVCRAVSWLERGLDELERDRQYSEVFRDISRATEKLSYFLALFAIISGSLQYGMMRRDQATHLVFGHEAHAALGVVLHVLRFISGVHVYYALALFWSIPTCIMLMTGYSMIEFQELTQKRLKNKNTFFSLKHAVEGYKERVQFVKDSSSACMVLLCTLIAFTVISLAINVYLFLFLHRSLYLYIVHALLPLVLAAYPLVTASWVTKQYHCVSSAPKSPYGKWSSMYSWLSFR